In Castanea sativa cultivar Marrone di Chiusa Pesio chromosome 6, ASM4071231v1, a single window of DNA contains:
- the LOC142638187 gene encoding APO protein 4, mitochondrial: MALRKRPWQNVMGDLMHARFYGSKVDFNKLRPMILKRIESRAKDYPVRGMVPVAQEVLRARAALYQGVSTLLSVFPVMTCKFCPEVYIGEKGHLIQTCCGYKRRAKNRVHEWISGGLNDILVPVETFHLQNMFQDVIKHQQRFDFDRVPAVVELCWQAGANPYDEDMCSSNWNLENVSSAIEGAESLSPHELKLIANRTLRAWEILRTGVQKLLLVYSAKVCKYCSEVHVGPSGHKARLCGVFKYESWRGAHFWEKAGVDDLVPPKLVWKRRPQDPLVLVDAHRDFYGHAPAVVDLCTQAGIIAPIKYHCMMKLQGLSGPAQLKV, from the exons ATGGCTTTGAGGAAGAGACCATGGCAGAATGTTATGGGGGACTTGATGCACGCAAGGTTTTACGGCTCTAAGGTGGACTTTAACAAGCTGAGGCCAATGATTCTGAAAAGAATCGAAAGTCGAGCCAAGGACTACCCGGTTCGCGGCATGGTACCCGTGGCCCAGGAGGTACTTAGGGCCCGAGCAGCCCTCTACCAAGGCGTCTCTACTCTCCTCAGTGTCTTTCCTGTTATGACCTGCAA GTTTTGTCCAGAAGTGTATATTGGTGAGAAAGGTCATTTAATTCAGACTTGCTGTGGTTACAAGCGCCGTGCTAAGAATCGAGTTCATGAATGGATTAGTGGTGGTTTGAATGATATACTTGTTCCAGTAGAAACTTTTCATCTGCAGAACATGTTCCAGGATGTTATTAAGCACCAACAAAGGTTTGATTTTGACCGTGTTCCTGCAGTTGTTGAACTGTGCTGGCAGGCAGGAGCCAATCCATATGACGAAGATATGTGCTCCAGCAATTGGAACTTGGAAAATGTTTCCTCTGCTATTGAAGGAGCTGAGTCTTTGTCGCCTCATGAACTGAAGTTAATTGCCAATAGAACTCTGAGAGCATGGGAGATCCTCAGAACTGGTGTACAGAAATTGTTGTTGGTTTATTCAGCAAAAGTCTGTAAATACTGTTCAGAAGTTCATGTTGGGCCATCTGGACACAAGGCTAGGCTCTGTGGAGTATTTAAGTATGAGAGTTGGCGAGGAGCCCACTTCTGGGAAAAGGCAGGAGTAGATGATTTGGTGCCTCCTAAGCTTGTATGGAAGCGGCGGCCTCAGGATCCTCTTGTGCTTGTGGATGCGCATAGGGATTTTTATGGACATGCACCAGCAGTTGTGGATTTGTGCACACAGGCTGGCATTATTGCACCGATAAAGTATCATTGTATGATGAAATTGCAAGGTTTGTCAGGACCTGCTCAACTCAAAGTTTGA
- the LOC142638911 gene encoding polyubiquitin produces MRVVVVTRTLEFVMEVGLQEPVLEIKMKIEQFLGVPVASQTLSVSGWELMDGLDMEDYPIVTEGTKIDLTFKSMIILPPLNHCSKIQILVKFSSRQFNIEVDTTETVRSLKEKIHIIDGTPIKRMSLFYCGIELQEDFRNLTGYGIHEFSEIIVFLKAINRPRDEPPSKRLSLVVQTSSSLLNAASIPVELKDSCTVNDLRQLLLSKKILPIDDYLFIHKQRIMRDNCSLRWHGVENGDPLYVFKGTISRSGY; encoded by the coding sequence ATGAGGGTAGTCGTTGTTACAAGGACACTCGAATTTGTAATGGAAGTGGGTCTCCAAGAACCTGTTCTTGAAATTAAAATGAAGATAGAACAATTTTTAGGTGTCCCTGTGGCTTCACAAACCCTCTCAGTATCTGGATGGGAGTTGATGGATGGACTTGACATGGAAGACTATCCAATTGTCACTGAAGGTACAAAAATTGACCTCACCTTCAAATCTATGATTATATTACCTCCATTAAACCATTgtagtaaaatccaaattttagtGAAATTCTCATCTAGGCAGTTTAACATAGAGGTAGACACAACAGAAACTGTGCGTAGTCTAAAAGAGAAAATTCACATCATTGATGGCACACCCATCAAAAGAATGTCACTTTTCTATTGTGGGATAGAATTACAAGAAGACTTCCGCAATCTTACTGGGTATGGCATACACGAATTCTCAGAAATAATTGTGTTCCTCAAGGCCATAAATCGTCCAAGGGATGAACCTCCATCGAAAAGACTAAGTCTAGTGGTGCAAACTTCTTCTAGTTTGCTTAATGCAGCCAGCATTCCTGTGGAATTGAAGGATTCATGCACTGTAAATGACTTGAGGCAATTATTATTGAGCAAAAAAATTCTTCCCATTGATGATTATTTGTTTATACACAAGCAGAGGATTATGCGTGACAATTGCAGCCTCCGGTGGCATGGTGTTGAAAATGGGGACCCTCTCTATGTATTCAAAGGAACTATCAGCAGAAGTGGCTATTGA